In Bradyrhizobium sp. CCBAU 051011, the following are encoded in one genomic region:
- a CDS encoding SDR family NAD(P)-dependent oxidoreductase, with protein MTAEGVVLVTGGSRGIGAATATLLAKQVQKVVIVDIAPEPLADTQTILWPAPFDVASESAVVSGIADIEAAHGPITGLVNAAGVFGKMHRIEHVRMEQWDREVNIDLRGTFLVARSVGVKMAERRHGAIVNVASVAGMTSGPIHAYTAAKAGVIQITQTLAAEWGRSGVRVNAVSPGFTRTVALEAGIASGALNRKLLESPTAMNRLLEPIEVAQAIAWLLSPMSSGVTGINLPVDAGYIAGTTWAAYGGLPEPSGA; from the coding sequence ATGACCGCTGAAGGCGTCGTCCTCGTTACCGGCGGCAGCCGTGGCATTGGCGCGGCAACCGCCACGCTCCTCGCCAAACAAGTCCAAAAGGTCGTTATTGTCGATATCGCGCCGGAGCCGTTGGCGGATACGCAAACGATCCTGTGGCCCGCGCCTTTCGATGTCGCAAGCGAAAGCGCCGTCGTCAGCGGCATCGCCGATATCGAGGCCGCGCACGGCCCGATCACCGGCCTCGTCAATGCCGCCGGCGTGTTCGGCAAGATGCACCGGATCGAACACGTGCGGATGGAGCAATGGGACCGCGAGGTCAATATCGACCTGCGCGGCACCTTTCTGGTCGCCCGCAGCGTCGGCGTGAAGATGGCCGAGCGCCGGCATGGCGCGATTGTCAATGTTGCCTCCGTTGCAGGCATGACGTCAGGCCCCATCCATGCCTATACCGCGGCGAAGGCCGGCGTCATCCAGATCACGCAGACGCTGGCCGCCGAATGGGGCCGCAGCGGCGTCCGCGTCAATGCGGTCTCGCCCGGCTTCACCCGCACCGTCGCGCTGGAAGCCGGCATCGCCTCGGGCGCGCTGAACAGGAAGTTACTCGAAAGCCCGACCGCGATGAACCGGCTGCTCGAGCCGATCGAGGTGGCACAGGCGATCGCGTGGCTGCTTTCGCCGATGAGCAGCGGCGTCACCGGAATCAACCTTCCCGTCGATGCCGGCTATATCGCCGGTACCACCTGGGCCGCCTATGGCGGCTTGCCGGAACCATCAGGCGCGTAA
- a CDS encoding branched-chain amino acid ABC transporter permease, producing MDIDALTGCLASSACLVTQTTSGFIIGMLLFLVAVGLTLIFGVLKVVNFSHGAFYMFGAYFAMTAYQLTGSFALAMLCGAAGTAILGLIFERGFMSRVYGADVLMQVLVCYAFVLIFDDVVRMIWGPEFKSMGMPVAFQVAPLFIAGGVVPPYYLLLISVALAAAAVLGLGLARTRIGKVIRAAAHNPGMVSALGINTGLIYGGVFALGGMLAGLAGALAAPVRSLTPGMGFSVLIESFIVTVIGGMGSILGALIGALLIGMIRSFGSLGFPLFTEGLMYLFMVIVLVSRPTGLFGKEVA from the coding sequence TTGGATATCGATGCGCTTACCGGCTGTCTCGCCAGTTCCGCCTGTCTGGTGACGCAAACCACCAGTGGCTTCATCATCGGCATGTTGCTGTTCCTCGTCGCCGTCGGGCTGACGCTGATCTTCGGTGTGCTCAAGGTCGTCAACTTTAGCCACGGCGCCTTCTATATGTTCGGCGCCTATTTCGCGATGACGGCCTATCAGCTCACCGGCAGCTTTGCGCTGGCGATGCTGTGCGGCGCGGCCGGCACGGCCATCCTTGGCCTGATATTCGAACGCGGTTTCATGAGTCGCGTCTATGGCGCCGACGTGTTGATGCAGGTTCTCGTCTGCTACGCCTTCGTGCTGATCTTCGATGATGTCGTGCGGATGATCTGGGGCCCCGAATTCAAATCGATGGGCATGCCGGTGGCGTTCCAGGTGGCACCGCTATTCATCGCCGGCGGGGTGGTGCCGCCATACTATCTGCTGCTGATCAGTGTCGCGCTGGCGGCTGCGGCGGTGCTCGGGCTCGGATTGGCGCGCACAAGAATTGGCAAGGTGATCCGGGCGGCGGCGCATAATCCGGGCATGGTGTCCGCGCTCGGCATCAACACCGGCCTGATCTATGGCGGGGTGTTCGCGCTCGGCGGGATGCTGGCGGGCCTGGCCGGGGCGCTGGCCGCGCCAGTGCGTTCGCTGACGCCGGGCATGGGATTTTCGGTCCTGATCGAATCCTTCATCGTTACCGTGATCGGCGGCATGGGCTCGATCCTGGGCGCGCTGATCGGGGCACTGCTGATCGGCATGATCCGTTCCTTCGGATCGCTCGGCTTCCCGCTGTTTACCGAAGGGCTGATGTACCTGTTCATGGTGATCGTCCTTGTATCGCGGCCGACCGGGCTGTTCGGCAAGGAGGTCGCATGA
- a CDS encoding ABC transporter ATP-binding protein: protein MLEIRSLSKSFGGVKATDNVTLDFADGSLTAVIGPNGAGKSTFFNLITGALTPDAGQILLNGVDLAGRPPPEIVRHGIGRAFQVASIFPSLTVQETMLAAVGADQRKAGVLHRRFPLAETRDRAEHAMELLGLASKRNRTAATLSHGDQKLLDIALALVLDPKVLLLDEPTAGMGTEERWRMIDKVRELWEKQKITVVFIEHDMDIVFKIAPEIVVLCYGRILATGAPDAIRRNEAVIEAYLGTEHHAGTAV, encoded by the coding sequence ATGCTGGAGATACGCTCCCTTTCCAAATCGTTTGGCGGCGTCAAGGCGACGGACAATGTCACGCTCGACTTTGCCGACGGTTCGCTCACCGCCGTGATCGGCCCCAACGGCGCCGGCAAGAGCACGTTCTTCAACCTGATCACCGGCGCGCTGACGCCTGACGCTGGCCAGATCCTGCTCAACGGCGTCGACCTGGCCGGGCGTCCGCCGCCGGAGATCGTGCGCCACGGCATCGGCCGCGCGTTCCAGGTCGCGAGCATCTTTCCGTCGCTGACGGTTCAGGAGACGATGCTGGCAGCGGTGGGCGCCGATCAGCGCAAAGCCGGCGTCCTGCACCGTCGCTTTCCTTTGGCCGAGACGCGTGACCGCGCAGAGCATGCGATGGAACTGTTGGGACTGGCCAGCAAGCGAAACCGAACTGCGGCGACGCTGTCGCATGGCGACCAAAAACTCCTCGATATCGCGCTGGCGCTGGTGCTCGATCCCAAGGTGCTGCTGCTCGACGAGCCCACTGCCGGGATGGGCACCGAAGAGCGCTGGCGGATGATCGACAAGGTGAGGGAGCTCTGGGAGAAGCAAAAGATCACGGTGGTGTTCATCGAGCACGACATGGACATCGTGTTCAAGATCGCACCCGAAATCGTGGTGTTGTGCTACGGGCGCATTCTCGCAACCGGCGCGCCGGATGCGATCCGGCGGAACGAAGCCGTGATCGAGGCCTATCTCGGCACCGAACATCACGCCGGAACCGCCGTATGA
- a CDS encoding ABC transporter substrate-binding protein, with translation MTRTRKPGVSRRATLAMMGAGAVTFAAPWVARAQSKTIKVGMPTILSGRVAQLGTSSRNGVTLEVEKVNAAGGLAGRQIEMVIRDSKGQPQEAARVARELVNTDGCEILIDAEASSGAFAVHEVARDLGVLCIHTNSETSSLTADPKQHIPNAFRTARQGVHDSIVGGSYAATIAKAKGLKKWATCSPDYAYGRDTTGEYVTYLKRFAPDVEIISESWPKLFQPDYTEVVTKILQAKPQALYSCLWGGDLTSYIDQANIYALFSQMEVFAVNMADYTALTVVKNLPKGIHSGNRYIKTYPATAENAAWGDAYKAKYNEYPTNWSWENATAIMLLAEASKKANSADGKKIAEALRGLKIKSPFGADGTVTMRAEDQTLVGYAIGWGTTIPQEPYVPQVQAGDWKTIFELEAEWKKSKGYT, from the coding sequence ATGACGAGAACCCGCAAACCGGGCGTGAGCCGACGTGCGACGTTGGCGATGATGGGCGCCGGTGCCGTGACATTCGCGGCGCCCTGGGTGGCGCGCGCGCAATCCAAGACCATCAAGGTCGGCATGCCGACCATTCTCTCCGGACGTGTCGCGCAGCTTGGCACCTCGTCGCGCAACGGCGTGACGCTGGAAGTCGAGAAGGTCAATGCTGCCGGCGGTCTGGCCGGCCGACAGATCGAAATGGTGATCCGCGATTCCAAGGGGCAGCCGCAGGAAGCCGCCCGCGTCGCGCGAGAACTGGTGAATACCGACGGATGCGAAATTCTGATCGACGCGGAGGCGTCGTCGGGCGCGTTCGCCGTGCATGAAGTGGCGCGCGATCTCGGCGTGCTCTGCATTCACACCAATTCAGAAACGTCGTCGCTCACCGCCGATCCGAAACAGCACATCCCCAACGCATTCCGCACTGCGCGGCAGGGCGTGCACGACTCGATCGTCGGAGGCAGCTACGCAGCGACAATCGCGAAAGCCAAGGGCCTGAAGAAATGGGCCACTTGCTCGCCCGATTATGCCTATGGCCGCGACACCACCGGCGAATACGTGACGTATCTGAAGCGCTTTGCGCCTGATGTCGAGATCATCAGCGAGTCCTGGCCAAAGCTGTTCCAGCCAGATTACACCGAGGTGGTGACGAAAATCCTGCAGGCCAAGCCGCAGGCGCTGTACTCCTGCCTCTGGGGCGGCGACCTGACGTCCTATATCGATCAGGCAAACATCTACGCGCTGTTCAGCCAGATGGAAGTTTTCGCCGTCAACATGGCCGACTACACCGCGCTGACCGTGGTGAAGAACCTGCCGAAGGGCATTCACTCCGGTAACCGCTACATCAAGACCTATCCCGCGACCGCGGAGAACGCCGCGTGGGGTGACGCTTACAAGGCGAAGTACAACGAATATCCCACCAACTGGTCGTGGGAAAACGCAACTGCAATCATGCTGTTAGCGGAAGCTTCGAAGAAGGCGAATTCGGCCGACGGCAAGAAGATTGCAGAGGCACTGCGCGGCCTGAAGATCAAGTCTCCTTTCGGCGCCGACGGCACGGTCACCATGCGCGCCGAGGACCAGACGCTGGTCGGCTATGCGATCGGCTGGGGGACCACGATCCCGCAGGAGCCCTACGTGCCGCAGGTTCAGGCAGGCGACTGGAAGACGATCTTCGAACTCGAAGCCGAGTGGAAGAAGAGCAAGGGTTACACCTGA
- a CDS encoding CaiB/BaiF CoA-transferase family protein, with translation MTIERKLSPTHEAPYRGLRVLDFGQGIASPYCAMLLGVYGADVIKVEPPEGDWSRFLGTTYGSHTTLSAVYNRGKRSLCLDMKHKDGVAIARRLASECDVLIEGFRPGVAARLGIGYEELSRDNPGLIYLSVSAFGQSGPYSKRPGSDSVAQAFSGFVSINVGNDGTPHRAGTTISDVVTGVYGFQAIATTLFARATVGTGRWIDVNLCQSTSALLGHKVAEHILEGGAPRALNVPAGAYQTADGWMMVTLVNEPQYKRLCSAIGREDLASDPRFADFARRADAVDALIPQLREVFATQPTDVWLSRLHAADLIAERILDPGEWLRNVHVEATRAAVCQDTPGVGPVYSPRTPGIASFSEDDLCPAPDIGHDSVEVLLEAGFERGAIDDLVKAGAVRQAKGGKA, from the coding sequence ATGACCATCGAACGCAAGCTATCGCCGACGCATGAGGCGCCGTATCGCGGCCTGCGCGTGCTGGATTTCGGGCAGGGCATCGCCTCGCCCTATTGCGCGATGCTGCTTGGCGTGTACGGGGCCGACGTCATCAAGGTCGAACCGCCGGAGGGCGACTGGTCGCGGTTTCTTGGCACGACCTATGGAAGCCATACGACGCTGTCGGCGGTCTATAACCGCGGCAAACGCAGCCTTTGCCTCGACATGAAACACAAGGACGGGGTCGCCATCGCCCGAAGGCTAGCGAGCGAGTGCGACGTGCTGATCGAAGGCTTTCGGCCGGGCGTCGCCGCGCGGCTCGGCATTGGCTACGAGGAATTGTCGCGCGACAATCCGGGGCTGATCTATCTCTCGGTCAGTGCGTTTGGGCAGAGTGGCCCTTATTCGAAACGGCCCGGCTCTGATTCCGTGGCACAGGCCTTCTCCGGCTTTGTATCGATCAATGTCGGCAACGACGGCACCCCACACCGGGCCGGCACCACGATCTCCGACGTCGTCACCGGCGTCTACGGCTTCCAGGCCATCGCGACCACGTTGTTCGCGCGCGCAACCGTCGGCACCGGGCGCTGGATCGACGTCAATCTTTGCCAATCGACCTCTGCACTGCTCGGCCACAAGGTCGCCGAACATATTCTGGAGGGTGGTGCGCCGCGTGCGCTGAACGTTCCGGCGGGCGCCTATCAGACGGCCGATGGCTGGATGATGGTCACGCTGGTGAATGAGCCGCAATACAAGCGGCTATGCTCGGCAATCGGTCGCGAGGATCTCGCCAGCGATCCGCGGTTTGCCGATTTTGCGCGGCGCGCGGATGCTGTGGATGCGCTGATCCCGCAGTTGCGGGAGGTGTTTGCGACGCAGCCGACGGATGTCTGGCTATCGCGGCTGCATGCGGCCGATCTCATTGCTGAACGGATTCTCGATCCCGGGGAATGGCTGCGCAACGTTCATGTCGAGGCGACGCGGGCTGCGGTATGCCAGGATACGCCGGGCGTGGGGCCGGTGTACTCACCGCGGACGCCGGGCATTGCAAGCTTCTCGGAGGATGACTTGTGCCCCGCACCTGATATAGGCCATGACAGTGTTGAGGTGCTGCTCGAAGCCGGTTTCGAGCGCGGCGCCATCGACGATCTGGTCAAGGCTGGCGCGGTGCGTCAGGCCAAGGGAGGCAAAGCATGA
- a CDS encoding branched-chain amino acid ABC transporter permease: protein MTELQADQGAQALEVAHVQAKTRRNRDVLIALAVFVILALLPMLFSSKFLLDFVIRCAAYGLFATSLNLLVGYTGLTSFGHGMFFGLGAYGFGLMMQKTGVSVPVAFVATLAITFVTALIIGAICVRLKEIYFAFVTLAFQMLIHSTILSWVSLTGGDQGLRGGIPRPPFWGIDLSNHLHLYVTSCALLVIGLFLMHQIAQSPFGYTLRMIRDNATRASFIGIDVWRAKLTIFVLAALFASTGGVIMALFVSGAYPEFAYWTISGEGIFINMLGGVTTFLGPMVGTVLLLILNDTVTRLTEYHGLVLGIVILFFAIGLRKGLMDFVVEWYAQRRDGRGK, encoded by the coding sequence ATGACCGAGCTGCAGGCCGATCAGGGCGCGCAGGCACTCGAAGTCGCTCACGTCCAGGCAAAGACGCGGCGCAATCGGGATGTCCTGATTGCGTTGGCGGTCTTTGTCATCCTTGCACTGTTGCCGATGCTCTTCAGCAGCAAATTTCTGCTCGACTTCGTGATCCGCTGCGCGGCCTACGGGCTGTTCGCGACGTCACTCAATCTTCTGGTCGGTTACACCGGCCTGACTTCGTTTGGCCATGGCATGTTCTTCGGCCTTGGTGCCTACGGCTTCGGTTTGATGATGCAGAAGACCGGCGTTTCCGTCCCGGTGGCTTTCGTTGCCACGCTCGCGATCACGTTTGTCACAGCCCTCATCATTGGCGCCATCTGTGTGCGGCTGAAGGAAATCTATTTCGCCTTCGTGACGCTGGCGTTCCAGATGCTGATCCACTCGACCATCCTGTCCTGGGTATCGCTGACTGGCGGCGATCAGGGATTGCGCGGCGGCATCCCGCGGCCGCCGTTTTGGGGTATTGATCTATCGAACCATCTGCATCTCTACGTCACGAGCTGCGCGTTGCTGGTGATCGGACTGTTCCTGATGCATCAGATCGCGCAGTCGCCCTTCGGCTACACGTTGCGCATGATCCGCGACAACGCCACGCGTGCGAGCTTCATCGGCATCGATGTCTGGCGTGCCAAGTTGACGATCTTTGTGCTCGCGGCGCTGTTCGCCTCAACCGGCGGGGTCATCATGGCGCTGTTCGTCTCAGGGGCCTATCCGGAATTCGCCTATTGGACCATTTCGGGCGAGGGCATCTTCATCAACATGCTCGGCGGCGTGACCACGTTCCTTGGGCCGATGGTCGGCACCGTGCTGCTCCTGATCCTCAACGACACCGTCACCCGACTGACTGAATATCATGGGCTCGTGCTGGGGATTGTGATCCTGTTCTTCGCGATTGGCTTGCGGAAGGGCCTGATGGATTTCGTCGTTGAATGGTACGCGCAACGCCGCGATGGTCGCGGGAAGTAG
- a CDS encoding NAD(P)/FAD-dependent oxidoreductase — MNIELPRKKLDLSSAIAEGDIRVLLMVLVHMTGDERWLEPPYKPKRDVRLIPDPHAGVPEEIQAEIRAAVLKLFANGEPKPAITDPGNELMLKMMRATLGENVTPEYAPLMREEMGFIPREARWTKPPSNEKLAQQHVLIVGAGVCAIALGVSLGRLGIPYTIVEKNDELGGTWYVNRYPGCGVDTPNHSYSFSFGKRNPWTRYFAQRQELLDYLKKVALEHDIRSHLRLNTELTSSRWDESKRRWISTLKSANGEEIFESATLVSAIGQLNDPHPAHFKGEEAFKGVTLHSALWSDDINLDGKRVAVIGTGATAMQLVPSIADRVTSVTVYQRTAQWARPVAGYSDPITEGARWLLAHLPFYVQWYRFNMFWRYGDGLLPFLRKDPEWPHPDRAVNKGNDRHREELTNFILSELKDRPDLIEKCVPTYPPYGKRILLDNNWFKTLTKPNVELVTDTIDHFATDGIVAADGKLRPADIIVISTGFKVTEMAARLNITGRDGKNLKTAWANDNPTAYLGLTVPDFPNLFVMLGPNSGPAHGGSVIFQSECQSRYISACLVEMIEQDIAAIDVRQEAHDRYIRQVDAEHEQLIWTHPGMTTYYRNKQGRVFSAMPWRFVDYWAMTHDPDLRDYRHTKA; from the coding sequence ATGAATATCGAGCTGCCGCGCAAGAAACTCGATCTGTCATCGGCCATCGCCGAGGGCGATATTCGTGTCCTGCTGATGGTCCTGGTGCACATGACCGGCGATGAACGGTGGCTTGAGCCGCCCTACAAGCCCAAGCGCGACGTCCGCCTGATTCCGGATCCGCATGCCGGCGTACCGGAGGAGATCCAGGCCGAGATTCGCGCGGCCGTGTTGAAGCTGTTCGCAAACGGCGAACCGAAGCCGGCCATCACCGACCCCGGCAATGAACTGATGCTGAAGATGATGCGCGCGACGCTGGGCGAGAACGTAACCCCGGAATACGCGCCATTGATGCGCGAGGAAATGGGATTCATTCCTCGGGAAGCGCGCTGGACCAAGCCGCCATCAAACGAGAAACTGGCCCAGCAGCATGTACTGATCGTCGGCGCCGGTGTCTGCGCGATTGCGCTCGGTGTCTCCCTGGGCCGACTCGGCATTCCCTACACCATCGTCGAGAAGAACGACGAACTCGGCGGCACCTGGTATGTCAATCGCTACCCCGGTTGCGGCGTCGATACGCCGAACCATTCCTATTCCTTTTCGTTCGGAAAAAGGAACCCATGGACGCGATATTTCGCCCAGCGCCAGGAATTGCTCGACTATCTCAAGAAAGTCGCACTCGAACACGATATCCGGAGCCATCTACGCCTCAACACCGAACTGACATCGTCGCGCTGGGACGAGAGCAAGCGACGCTGGATATCGACGCTGAAGAGCGCCAATGGCGAAGAGATATTTGAATCGGCCACGCTTGTCAGTGCCATCGGTCAGCTCAACGACCCCCACCCTGCCCACTTCAAGGGTGAGGAAGCTTTCAAGGGAGTGACGCTGCACTCCGCGCTGTGGTCCGACGACATCAATCTCGACGGCAAGCGCGTTGCCGTGATCGGCACCGGCGCCACCGCCATGCAATTGGTCCCGTCGATCGCGGACCGCGTCACCTCGGTCACCGTTTACCAGCGCACCGCGCAATGGGCGCGGCCGGTGGCGGGCTATTCCGATCCCATCACCGAGGGAGCGCGGTGGTTGCTCGCGCACCTGCCGTTTTATGTGCAGTGGTATCGCTTCAACATGTTCTGGCGCTATGGCGACGGCCTGTTGCCGTTCCTGCGCAAGGACCCGGAATGGCCGCATCCGGACCGCGCCGTCAACAAGGGCAACGACCGGCATCGCGAGGAACTGACCAATTTCATCCTCTCTGAATTGAAAGATCGTCCGGATCTGATCGAAAAATGCGTGCCGACCTATCCGCCCTACGGCAAGCGCATCCTGCTCGACAACAACTGGTTCAAGACGCTGACGAAGCCCAATGTCGAGCTGGTCACCGACACGATCGACCATTTCGCGACCGACGGCATTGTCGCTGCGGACGGCAAGCTGCGGCCCGCGGATATCATCGTCATCTCCACCGGCTTCAAGGTCACGGAGATGGCTGCTCGCCTCAACATCACAGGGCGCGATGGAAAAAATCTGAAGACGGCCTGGGCCAACGACAACCCGACCGCCTATCTCGGGCTCACCGTGCCGGACTTTCCAAATCTCTTCGTGATGCTCGGCCCCAATTCAGGTCCCGCACATGGCGGCAGCGTGATCTTCCAGTCGGAATGCCAGAGCCGCTACATCTCGGCCTGTCTCGTCGAAATGATCGAGCAAGACATCGCCGCAATCGACGTTCGGCAGGAAGCACACGATCGATACATCAGACAAGTAGATGCTGAGCATGAGCAATTGATTTGGACGCATCCCGGCATGACGACCTATTACCGCAACAAGCAGGGCCGGGTATTTTCGGCAATGCCATGGCGGTTCGTGGATTACTGGGCGATGACCCACGATCCCGATTTACGTGATTACCGCCACACAAAGGCCTGA
- a CDS encoding TetR/AcrR family transcriptional regulator, which yields MTQSSQATSGKVTKLNRVERNAWTKRKIFDAATKIVGKYGYAEASVARITEEAGVAQGTFYNHFENRQELLDQLLPKIGIDMVHFIRERTGTAHAARQEIERFSAFFDFIREVPEFLRILNEAEYFAPIGYQKHLDNIATAYVRILRRARHAGAIIDYSDEEFEAIVHMLMGARGYLSRRYSYVGGNVTAAPEHVLSAYQKLVTRGLFVPERKNGHDR from the coding sequence ATGACGCAATCATCGCAAGCCACATCGGGCAAAGTGACAAAACTCAACCGTGTCGAGCGCAACGCCTGGACCAAGCGCAAGATATTCGACGCCGCCACCAAGATCGTCGGCAAGTATGGTTACGCCGAAGCTTCGGTCGCCCGCATCACAGAGGAAGCCGGCGTCGCGCAGGGCACGTTCTACAATCATTTCGAAAACCGTCAGGAACTGCTCGATCAATTGCTGCCGAAGATCGGCATCGACATGGTTCATTTCATTCGCGAGCGCACCGGCACTGCGCACGCCGCACGGCAGGAGATCGAGCGCTTCAGCGCCTTCTTCGACTTCATCCGCGAGGTGCCGGAGTTCTTGCGTATCCTCAACGAGGCCGAATATTTCGCACCGATCGGCTACCAGAAGCATCTCGACAATATCGCGACCGCCTATGTCCGCATTCTCCGGCGCGCCCGCCACGCCGGCGCGATCATCGACTACAGCGACGAGGAATTTGAAGCCATCGTTCACATGCTGATGGGTGCGCGCGGCTACTTGAGCCGCCGCTACTCCTATGTTGGCGGCAACGTCACGGCAGCGCCCGAGCACGTCCTCTCCGCCTATCAGAAACTGGTCACGCGCGGTCTGTTCGTACCAGAGAGGAAGAACGGCCATGACCGCTGA
- a CDS encoding ABC transporter ATP-binding protein: MSAQPVVQVENLDVYYGTSQILFGVGLSVRQGETMALLGRNGAGKSTTMKAIMGLAPARRGTVTLQGRVVSGLKPHHIARAGLGFVPEDRQIFPEHTVEDNLVIGAKKGPNGEDEWPIRRIYDVFPLLEPLRQRIAGRLSGGEQQMLAIARTLMGNPALLLLDEPSEGLAPIIVQRIGELLRQLRGTGATVLIAEQNMHFCLGLASHATVIDKGQIVYTSGIDELKANENIRQRYLAL; encoded by the coding sequence ATGAGCGCGCAGCCGGTGGTGCAGGTCGAGAACCTCGACGTCTATTACGGCACCAGCCAGATCCTGTTCGGCGTCGGGCTGTCTGTGCGGCAGGGCGAGACGATGGCGCTGCTCGGCCGCAACGGTGCGGGCAAGTCGACCACGATGAAAGCGATCATGGGTCTGGCTCCCGCCCGCCGCGGTACGGTCACCCTGCAAGGCCGAGTTGTTTCCGGGCTGAAGCCGCATCACATCGCGCGAGCCGGTCTCGGTTTTGTGCCCGAGGATCGTCAGATCTTTCCGGAGCATACCGTTGAGGACAATCTGGTCATCGGAGCGAAGAAGGGACCGAACGGCGAGGACGAATGGCCGATCCGGCGCATCTATGACGTATTTCCGCTGCTGGAGCCGCTGCGTCAGCGGATCGCGGGAAGGCTGTCCGGCGGCGAACAGCAGATGCTGGCGATTGCGCGCACGCTGATGGGCAATCCGGCTCTACTGCTCCTGGACGAGCCGAGCGAGGGCTTGGCGCCGATCATCGTGCAGCGGATCGGCGAATTGCTGCGACAACTCCGCGGCACCGGCGCTACCGTGCTGATCGCCGAACAGAACATGCATTTTTGCCTTGGCCTTGCGAGCCACGCGACGGTTATCGACAAGGGGCAGATCGTCTACACCTCCGGGATCGACGAGCTGAAAGCCAACGAAAACATTCGTCAGCGCTATCTCGCGCTGTAG
- a CDS encoding AMP-binding protein, producing the protein MINLSSFIAFHARRTPDRCALKYRGEDVSYAEFDDRIRRVGGWLAARGIKPGDVVAVLMKNSTAFLELVFATSHIGAVFLPINYRLSADEVGYIVGNSGARILIADAELAGIAAGGVPVMLLDEAAQSNATHLAPDIAPAPMHVKQPRDLMRLMYTSGTTDRPKGVMLTYENMYWKSADQTLVLGLNADTRLLVVGPLYHVGALDLPGIAVLWHGGMLSIHRNFEPEQALAAIDAEKLNAAWFAPVMTTAILTCPTRDRYNVSSLRWAIGGGEKTPEVRIRAFSDYFKNARYIDAYGLTETCGGDTFMEAGREIEKIGSTGRAIAHVEIEIRDDAGNRLPSGANGEICLRGPKVTQGYWKDPEKTAAAFFGDWFRSGDIGYLDEDGFLYLTDRKKDMIISGGENIASSEVERVIYELPQVREVAVVGMPDDRWGEKPVAVVVLGDGAMLELSDLTDHCRARLAGFKVPKQLIIRDSLPRNPSGKVLKRVLRAELESHA; encoded by the coding sequence ATGATCAATCTTTCGAGCTTCATCGCATTTCACGCCCGGCGGACGCCGGACCGCTGTGCGCTGAAATATCGCGGCGAGGATGTCTCCTATGCCGAATTCGACGACCGTATCCGCCGCGTCGGCGGATGGCTCGCGGCGCGCGGGATCAAGCCCGGCGACGTCGTTGCGGTGCTGATGAAGAACAGCACGGCGTTTCTCGAGCTGGTGTTCGCGACCAGCCATATCGGCGCGGTGTTTCTGCCGATCAATTATCGCCTGTCCGCCGACGAGGTCGGTTACATCGTGGGCAATTCCGGCGCGCGCATCCTGATTGCGGATGCGGAGCTTGCGGGCATCGCGGCCGGCGGCGTGCCGGTGATGCTGCTCGATGAAGCTGCGCAATCCAACGCAACGCATCTTGCGCCCGATATCGCCCCTGCCCCGATGCATGTGAAGCAGCCGCGCGACCTGATGCGGCTGATGTACACGTCAGGCACGACCGACCGCCCCAAGGGTGTGATGCTCACTTACGAAAATATGTACTGGAAGTCGGCCGACCAGACGCTCGTGCTGGGACTGAACGCGGACACGCGACTGCTGGTGGTCGGTCCGCTCTACCACGTCGGCGCGCTCGACCTGCCCGGCATTGCAGTGCTTTGGCATGGCGGCATGCTTTCCATCCACCGCAACTTCGAGCCCGAGCAGGCGCTCGCCGCCATCGACGCGGAGAAACTCAACGCCGCATGGTTTGCCCCGGTGATGACGACCGCGATCCTCACCTGCCCGACCCGCGACCGTTATAACGTCTCCAGCCTACGCTGGGCGATCGGCGGCGGCGAGAAGACACCAGAAGTTCGCATCCGCGCCTTCTCCGATTATTTCAAAAACGCCCGCTACATCGACGCCTATGGCCTGACGGAGACCTGCGGCGGCGACACCTTCATGGAAGCCGGCCGCGAGATCGAAAAGATCGGCTCGACCGGTCGCGCCATCGCCCATGTTGAGATCGAAATCCGCGACGATGCCGGCAACAGGCTGCCATCAGGCGCAAACGGCGAAATCTGCCTGCGCGGGCCGAAGGTCACGCAAGGCTACTGGAAAGATCCGGAGAAAACCGCCGCCGCCTTCTTCGGCGACTGGTTTCGTTCTGGCGACATTGGTTATCTCGACGAAGACGGCTTTCTTTATCTGACCGACCGCAAGAAGGACATGATCATCTCCGGCGGCGAGAACATCGCTTCGTCCGAAGTCGAGCGCGTCATCTATGAATTGCCGCAGGTGCGCGAAGTCGCCGTTGTCGGCATGCCGGACGATCGTTGGGGAGAAAAGCCGGTCGCAGTCGTCGTGCTCGGGGATGGCGCCATGCTGGAATTATCCGATCTCACAGATCATTGCCGGGCACGCCTCGCCGGCTTCAAGGTGCCGAAGCAACTCATCATCCGCGACAGCCTGCCGCGCAATCCTTCCGGCAAGGTTCTCAAGCGCGTACTGCGCGCCGAACTGGAATCCCACGCATGA